In Pan troglodytes isolate AG18354 chromosome 20, NHGRI_mPanTro3-v2.0_pri, whole genome shotgun sequence, the genomic window ATTCATACTGTTGTGCCAACAAACCTCTGGGaccttttcatcttcccaaactgaaactctgtacttatcaaacaactccccattcccccctGCCCGCAACCCCTGACACCCGTCATTCTACTTTATGTTTCTATTAGTTTGACtcactctgtttaaaaaaaaaaaaaaaaaattctgaggacACCCAGAGTTGGTGCATGGCCCAGACTGGGAGGTCAGGgagtgcttcctggaggaggggaagTCAAAGCTGAAACCAAatagggaaaagaaagggaattgAGAAAGAGCTGTAGAAAGGAGCAAGGCTGAGGGTGGCAGAAGGGGGTGGTTCTGACAATCAGCTGCTGCCTTCCCTTTCGTCCCCCTCCCCCAGGATGCCCTGGAGGCCCAGCTAGCCCCAGACTTCGGCCCCATGCGGCTCACCCGCTGCCAGGCTGCCCTGGCGGCCGCCATCACCCTCAACCTTCTGGTCCTCTTCTATGTCTCGTGGCTGCAGCACCAGCCTAGGAATTCCCGGGCCCGGGGGCCCCGTCGTGCCTCTGCTGCCGGCCCCCGTGTCACCGTCTTGGTGCGGGAGTTCGAGGCATTTGACAACGCGGTGCCCGAGCTGGTAGACTCCTTCCTGCAGCAAGACCCAGCCCAGCCCGTGGTGGTGGCAGCCGACACGCTCCCCTACCCGCCCCTGGCCCTGCCCCGCATCCCCAACGTTCGTCTGGCGCTGCTCCAGCCCGCCCTGGACCGGCCAGCCGCAGCCTCGCGCCCGGAGACCTACGTGGCCACCGAGTTTGTGGCCCTAGTACCTGATGGGGCGCGGGCTGAGGCACCTGGCCTGCTGGAGCGCATGGTGGAGGCGCTCCGCGGAGGAAGCGCACGTCTGGTGGCCGCCCCGGTTGCCACGGCCAACCCTGCCAGGTGCCTGGCCCTGAACGTCAGCCTGCGAGAGTGGACCGCCCGCTATGGCGCAGCCCCCGCCGCGCCCCGCTGCGACGCCCTGGACGGAGATGCTGTGGTGCTCCTGCGCGCCCGCGACCTCTTCAACCTCTCGGCGCCCCTGGCCCGGCCGGTGGGCACCAGCCTCTTTCTGCAGACCGCCCTTCGCGGCTGGGCGGTACAGCTGCTGGACTTGACCTTCGCCGCGGCGCGCCAGCCCCCGCTGGCCACGGCCCACGCGCGCTGGAAGGCTGAGCGCGAGGGACGCACTCGGCGGGCGGCGCTGCTCCGCGCGCTGGGCATCCGCCTAGTGAGCTGGGAAGGCGGGCGGCTGGAGTGGTTCGGCTGCAACAAGGAGACCACGCGCTGCTTCGGAACCGTGGTGGGCGACACGCCCGCCTACCTCTACGAGGAGCGCTGGACGCCCCCCTGCTGCCTGCGTGCGCTGCGCGAGACCGCCCGCTATGTGGTGGGCGTGCTGGAGGCTGCGGGCGTGCGCTACTGGCTCGAGGGCGGCTCACTGCTGGGGGCCGCCCGCCACGGGGACATCATCCCATGGGACTACGACGTGGACCTGGGCATCTACTTGGAGGACGTGGGCAACTGCGAGCAGCTGCGGGGGGCAGAGGCCGGCTCGGTGGTGGATGAGCGCGGCTTCGTATGGGAGAAGGCGGTCGAGGGCGACTTTTTCCGCGTGCAGTACAGCGAAAGCAACCACTTGCACGTGGACCTGTGGCCCTTCTACCCCCGCAATGGCGTCATGACCAAGGACACATGGCTGGACCACCGGCAGGATGTGGAGTTCCCCGAGCACTTCCTGCAGCCGCTGGTGCCCCTGCCCTTTGCCGGCTTCGTGGCGCAGGCGCCTAACAACTACCGCCGCTTCCTGGAGCTCAAGTTCGGGCCCGGGGTCATCGAGAACCCCCAGTACCCCAACCCGGCACTGCTGAGTCTGACGGGAAGCGGCTGAAGCCCTGATAACCTCGCCTTTGTTTTTCGGGGGTCTGTCTGGATGTGGAGAAGCTCTGTGTGAGCGGTGAGGGGTGGAGGGATGTCGcggagaggggaagggggaaacTGACCAAGAAAGAAATTCTAAGGAGAGCATGAGAGAAGGCTGGCATTGGCAGGAGGAGAGCACCAGGACGAGGATGGGAAGCGACCTCCAGATTTATCAAATGGTCATGCCCACTGGGAGCCGTGGATATGCGTGGGGACATCCTGGGTCATCTCAGTCATGGAGGGAGACGGGGATGTCACGCCGTCCCGCAGGGCCCAGCACAGCCCCAGACCCGAAAAAAGTGTCCTGCCCAAGATTCCGAGAGCCCTGcgctctagggcaggggcagagTTTTGGAAACAgtgcaggctctggagccagactggcgagattcaaatcctggctctatcgCTTCGGAGCCAGGTGGGCCTGGGGGGGCGTCGcagtctctctgtgcctcagttgctTCCAGGATGCGGGACCCTTGGCTGCAGGGGTTGCTTCCGCCACTAGAGGGCGCGCCGGTCCCGCTCCTGGTGGCCCACTGTGGCTGCCCGGGTGACAGTACGCCCAGGGCCTCTGTTCCATAGCCATCTACTCTCTTGAGCCTTTGGACTTCTCTCCAAGCCCCTGTGGGAGGCGGACAGCAGTGACCACCTCCCCTTCTTTTGGACTGCGACCTCCTTCCCTCCTGGGAGAGCCCTGTGACCTGCATGCTACTCTTAACTATTCTATTCAAGACTGAATAGAAGTATTTCAGTCTTGCAGAGGAGGAAATGCTCAGAGCTCCGAGGTGCGGCTGTGGTCGAGAACCGGGTgctgggccgggcgcgggggctcacgcctgtaatcccagcactttgggaggccgaggtgggaggatcgcttgagcccaggagtctgagaccagcctcggcaacatgccaagaccccgtctctatttttaaaaaagaaaaagaaccgaCTTCTGAATCTCAGCTCCACTCATGATTATTACCTCATTATTTCAGTTGTCTGCACCTAATTCCCGACTTGCACGGCAGGGTAGACAATAACCATAGCTCACactcactgagcacctactgggtACCAGGCACCATTCTCAGTGTTTCACCTGGATCAACTAATGCGTCCCTCACCTCAGCCCTCTGAAGTGACAGctgctattattttcattatacaGATGAAAAAGCTGAGGCCAGAATCGTGAagtcacttgctcaaggtcagGCAGCTTAGGAAGGGGCAGATCGggggcttgaacccaggtggtcagGCTCTGGAGCCCACAATTGTCTTACCCACTATGCCCCTCTCTAGTCATGGTCCCCAAGAGGGGCTTGGAGACCCACTTAGCAGGTGAAAGCAATGGCAGCCTTCCTTATTTGATTATGAACCTAAGAATAAATGGTATTTGGGCATGTATTCccaatatgtgtatatttatttataaatacatacagaTACTATTATCTGTATGTTAGTAATAAAGCttaaattattccattttaaaattatgaatatgaatagggttttttttttatgtttcttgccTCATCCCAATGACTTGTTTTGCACACCCAGGTGTGAGCACCCAGCATTCAAGaccacaggttaaaaaaaaaaaaaaaatctggccggacgtggtggctcatgcctgtgatcccaacacttgtgggaggctgagacaggaggatcacttgagctcgggagttcgagaccagcctgagcaatagagcaagactcttctcaattaaaaataataaataaagccaggcatggtggctcacgcctgtaatcccaacactttgggagcccaaggcggacggatcacaaggtcaagagatcaagaccatcctggctaacacagtgaaactctgtctctactaaaaatacaaaaaattagctggacatggtggcgggcacctgtagtcccagctactcaggaggctgaggcaggagaatggcatgaacccgggcggcggagcttgcagtgagccaagattgcgccactgccctccagcctgggcaacagagcaagactccatctcaaaaaaataaattaataaataataaataaataagaggcaaaatgttaaaaataagcaaggactgggcaggcacagtggctcatgcctataatcccggtaCTTTCGGAAGCCAAAATTGGAGGATCCtttaaggccaagagttcaagatcagcctgggcaacatagtgagatcccctgtctctacaaaataattaaaatatagccactgtattagtcccttctcatgctactaataaagacctacccgagactgggtaatttataaaggaggaaAGGTTTAATCGACCCACagctcagcatggctggggaggcctcatgaaacttacaatcatggcagaaggggaagcaaacacatcttgtgatggcaggaagaagaagttccaagcaaaagggggaaagctccttataaaaccattagatctcatgagaactcactatcacgagaatagcatgggggtaactgcccccatgattcaattacctcgcACCcagtccctcccacgacacatggggattatcagaactacaattcgagatgagatttgggtggaaacacagccaaaccatatcagccaggcataatggcatgcacctgtagtcctagctactggggaggctgaggcaggaggattgcttaagcctaggagatcaaggctgcagtgagctctgattgcacctctgcactccagcctcggcaacagagcattATCCcatccccccacaaaaaaaaaaaaagaaaaaaagaaaagacatgggCTCTGAGGTTGGAGAGGACCGGGTTTCCCAGCGCTGCCACCTCCTCCCAGGGCCTCTATTGACTCTGTCTCTGCACCCCCACCTTGCATTTGGGAAGTGGAAGCAATGAGATCGCTCCTCCCACAGGAGTGTGTTCGCGGTAAAGGGGTCCAGAGTCtggctgggtttgaatcctggcttggCCACTTGGTTTCTTTGTAATCTCAGACAAGTCGCTGCCTCTCTGAACCTGTAAACTGGGGAGATTGGTAATATTGCACAATTGTACattcctgggaggaggaggcttcATAGACCAGCAAGAGAAGATTACTGTTTGGCCCAGTCTCCTGAGGCTCAGACATCCAAAGCCTGACTTCTTGTAACCCAACCCCTGCTTTTAACCACTGAACCCAAAAATGGTTCACAAAGAGACTTGGCAGGTCCGCAGGGAGGATTCTGGAATGCATGGGAATGATTTGCATTATCATCATGACTGGAAGCTGCTCTTGGCTCTTGGCAGACGTGGTCCAGGGATGCAGATGTCTTGTAATATTCAGGAATCTCCACACAGTACAGCAGCATTCCTTGTCTCATGCAGCTTCCAGATGTCTCATTGGACATTCAGGAAGGAAGggtaatattcaaaatgttttgCCACTGGTACtgtaatataaattagtatatgTCAATGTAtgcatcaaatttttaaaatattttaggccaggcatagtgtaatcccagcaccttgggaggccaagacaggaggatggcttgaagccaggaattcgagaccagcctgggcaacatagagagaccctcatctctacaaaacatttcaaaaattgagcagggcgtggtggtttacaccattaatcccagcactttggaaggccgaggcaggtgaattgcttgagcccaggagttcaagaccagactgggggccaggcggggtggctcatgcctgtaatcccaccactttgggaggctgaggcaggcagatcacttgaggccaggagttcaagaccagcctggccaacaaggcaaaaccatgtctct contains:
- the FKRP gene encoding ribitol 5-phosphate transferase FKRP translates to MRLTRCQAALAAAITLNLLVLFYVSWLQHQPRNSRARGPRRASAAGPRVTVLVREFEAFDNAVPELVDSFLQQDPAQPVVVAADTLPYPPLALPRIPNVRLALLQPALDRPAAASRPETYVATEFVALVPDGARAEAPGLLERMVEALRGGSARLVAAPVATANPARCLALNVSLREWTARYGAAPAAPRCDALDGDAVVLLRARDLFNLSAPLARPVGTSLFLQTALRGWAVQLLDLTFAAARQPPLATAHARWKAEREGRTRRAALLRALGIRLVSWEGGRLEWFGCNKETTRCFGTVVGDTPAYLYEERWTPPCCLRALRETARYVVGVLEAAGVRYWLEGGSLLGAARHGDIIPWDYDVDLGIYLEDVGNCEQLRGAEAGSVVDERGFVWEKAVEGDFFRVQYSESNHLHVDLWPFYPRNGVMTKDTWLDHRQDVEFPEHFLQPLVPLPFAGFVAQAPNNYRRFLELKFGPGVIENPQYPNPALLSLTGSG